A stretch of Brassica rapa cultivar Chiifu-401-42 chromosome A08, CAAS_Brap_v3.01, whole genome shotgun sequence DNA encodes these proteins:
- the LOC103834133 gene encoding protein PHLOEM PROTEIN 2-LIKE A1, with protein sequence MSTIQARWVPIQSPVEDKAMKPLNYETKKPHNYETILRDADLPIPPSTEQLRSGVLLKKLIKYWVDDRNINCFMIFPRKLSITWSDDPNYWTWLPNDSPNEKGVEAAELNNVCWLDITGKFDTSNLTPGITYEVVFKMKLEDPAYGWDTPVNVKLVFPNGKDKPQEKKVSLREQPRYQWVDIKVGDFKHERDSVREIIFSMYEHAAGVWKKGLFLKGVAIRPKYNN encoded by the exons ATGTCTACCATTCAGGCAAGGTGGGTACCGATTCAATCTCCGGTGGAAGATAAGGCGATGAAACCACTCAACTATGAGACGAAGAAACCACATAACTATGAGACCATTCTCAGAGACGCAGATCTTCCAATCCCCCCTTCCACCGAACAACTACGTTCTGGTGTTCTCTTGAAAAAACTG ATCAAATATTGGGTGGACGACAGAAACATCAATTGCTTCATGATATTTCCAAGGAAACTCTCTATCACTTGGTCTGATGACCCTAACTATTGGACATGGCTTCCCAACGACTCACCAAA CGAGAAAGGTGTAGAAGCTGCGGAATTGAATAACGTGTGTTGGCTCGACATCACGGGCAAATTCGACACAAGTAATCTCACTCCTGGGATTACGTACGAGGTGGTCTTTAAGATGAAGCTAGAGGATCCTGCCTACGGATGGGACACGCCGGTGAACGTAAAGCTAGTGTTTCCTAACGGTAAGGACAAACCACAGGAGAAAAAAGTGAGTTTAAGAGAACAACCGAGGTATCAATGGGTCGATATTAAAGTCGGAGATTTCAAGCATGAGAGAGATTCCGTCAGAGAGATCATCTTCTCAATGTATGAGCATGCAGCTGGTGTTTGGAAGAAAGGGCTCTTCCTCAAAGGTGTTGCAATTCGTCCCAAGTACAATAATTAA